One segment of Phragmites australis chromosome 13, lpPhrAust1.1, whole genome shotgun sequence DNA contains the following:
- the LOC133888165 gene encoding double-strand break repair protein MRE11 isoform X1 — protein sequence MAEPAQAIESNTLRILVATDCHLGYMEKDEIRRFDSFQAFEEICSLADQNKTELQVDFILLGGDLFHENKPSRSTLVKTIEILRRYCLNDQPVKFQVVSDQTINFPNRFGQVNYEDPNFNVGLPVFTIHGNHDDPAGVDNLSAIDILSACNLVNYFGKMDLGGSGVGQISVYPVLLKKGMTSVAIYGLGNIRDERLNRMFQTPHSVQWMRPGTQDGESVSDWFNILVLHQNRIKTNPKSAINEHFLPRFLDFVIWGHEHECLIDPQEVPGMGFHITQPGSSVATSLIDGEAKPKHVLLLEIKGNQYRPTKLPLKSVRPFEYAEVVLKDEADVDPNDQASVLEHLDKIVRNLIEKSSQPTASGSEPKLPLVRIKVDYSGFSTINPQRFGQKYVGKVANPQDILIFSKQAKKRQTTGDHFDDSEKLRPEELNQQTIEALVAESNLKMEILPVDDLDIALHDFVNKDDKMAFYSCLQRNLEETRNKLNSEAEKIKIDEEDIIVKVSECMQERVKERSQRTNDGTRFTSSSQNLDTGGKSVTAQSNLNSFSDDEDTREMLLGARSTDVGRKSSGFTRPSKDASDVPKRGASGRGRGRGTSSMKQTTLSFSQSRSTTVIRSEEVASSSEEETEANEVVEASDPEESLPQVGRKRAAPRGRGRGRGSAAKKGRKTDMASIQSMMMSKDDDSEDEPPKKAPPRVSRNYGAVRRR from the exons ATGGCTGAACCAGCACAAGCCAT TGAAAGCAATACGTTACGAATACTAGTAGCAACGGACTGCCATCTAGGCTACATGGAGAAAGATGAGATACGTAGGTTTGATTCATTTCAAGCATTTGAGGAGATTTGTTCATTGGCGGACCAAAATAAG ACTGAATTGCAGGTAGATTTTATACTTCTTGGTGGTGATCTATTCCATGAGAACAAGCCGTCGCGCTCAACCTTGGTAAAAACTATTGAGATTCTGCGGCGCTACTGCCTAAATGACCAACCAGTGAAGTTCCAGGTTGTCAGTGATCAGACAATCAACTTCCCAAACAG ATTTGGCCAGGTAAATTATGAAGACCCAAACTTCAACGTTGGCCTGCCTGTGTTCACTATCCATGGAAATCATGATGACCCTGCTGGGGTG GATAATCTCTCTGCCATTGATATTCTTTCGGCTTGCAATCTTGTAAATTATTTTGGAAAGATGGACCTTGGTGGCTCTGGCGTTGGCCAAATATCAGTTTATCCTGTACTCCTTAAAAAG GGCATGACTTCTGTTGCGATATATGGTCTTGGCAACATTAGAGATGAACGACTAAATAGAATGTTTCAG ACACCTCATTCAGTACAGTGGATGCGGCCTGGAACTCAAGATGGAGAGTCAGTGTCTGACTGGTTCAATATATTGGTTCTTCATCAAAACAG GATAAAGACAAACCCTAAAAGTGCCATCAACGAGCATTTCTTACCACGTTTTCTGGATTTTGTCATATGGGGCCATGAGCATGAATGCCTTATTGATCCTCAG GAGGTCCCTGGGATGGGTTTCCACATCACTCAACCAGGCTCATCAGTTGCGACCTCCCTGATCGATGGTGAAGCAAAACCAAAACATGTTCTTTTGTTAGAAATCAAG GGAAACCAGTACAGGCCAACCAAATTACCTCTGAAATCTGTCAGACCTTTTGAGTATGCTGAG GTTGTGTTAAAAGATGAAGCAGATGTTGACCCCAATGATCAGGCCTCTGTGCTTGAACATTTAGATAAAATT GTAAGAAATCTGATTGAGAAGAGTAGCCAACCAACAGCCAGCGGATCAGAGCCCAAACTTCCATTAGTTAGAATCAAG GTAGATTACTCTGGGTTTTCAACAATAAACCCACAACGATTTGGTCAGAAGTATGTAGGAAAG GTTGCAAATCCTCAAGATATTCTCATTTTCTCAAAACAAGCAAAGAAGCGTCAGACTACAGGAG ACCATTTTGATGATTCCGAGAAACTTCGTCCTGAAGAACTAAACCAACAAACTATCGAAGCTTTGGTCGCAGAGAGTAACTTG AAAATGGAGATTCTTCCAGTTGACGACTTGGACATCGCATTGCACGATTTTGTGAACAAGGATGACAAGATGGCATTTTATTCATGTTTGCAGCGAAATCTTGAAGAAACTAGG AATAAATTGAATTCTGAAGCAGAGAAAATTAAAATCGATGAAGAAGATATAATAGTCAAAGTTAGCGAGTGCATGCAG GAGCGTGTAAAGGAAAGGTCCCAGCGCACCAATGATGGCACACGGTTCACATCAAGCTCTCAGAACTTG GATACTGGAGGTAAATCTGTTACAGCTCAAAGCAACCTGAACTCCttcagtgatgatgaagacaccAGGGAGATGCTTCTTGGTGCAAGATCAACTGATGTTGGAAGAAAATCATCTGGATTTACTAGACCCTCCAAGGACGCTTCTGATGTTCCAAAACGTGGTGCTTCCGGAAGAGGCAGGGGAAGAGGCACAAGCTCAATGAAGCAGACCACTCTTAGTTTCAGTCAATCGAG GTCAACTACTGTTATCCGCAGTGAGGAGGTGGCATCGTCCTCAGAGGAGGAAACAGAAGCAAACGAAGTTGTTGAAGCTTCA GACCCGGAGGAGAGTTTGCCGCAAGTTGGGCGTAAAAGAGCAGCTCCTAGAGGTAGAGGCAGAGGTAGAGGTTCTGCTGCAAAGAAGGGGAGAAAAACAGATATGGCTTCCATCCAAAGTATGATGATGAGCAAAGATGATGATTCAGAAGATGAACCGCCGAAGAAAGCTCCACCGAGG GTCTCCAGGAACTATGGGGCTGTCAGGAGGAGATGA
- the LOC133888165 gene encoding double-strand break repair protein MRE11 isoform X2, which translates to MAEPAQAIESNTLRILVATDCHLGYMEKDEIRRFDSFQAFEEICSLADQNKVDFILLGGDLFHENKPSRSTLVKTIEILRRYCLNDQPVKFQVVSDQTINFPNRFGQVNYEDPNFNVGLPVFTIHGNHDDPAGVDNLSAIDILSACNLVNYFGKMDLGGSGVGQISVYPVLLKKGMTSVAIYGLGNIRDERLNRMFQTPHSVQWMRPGTQDGESVSDWFNILVLHQNRIKTNPKSAINEHFLPRFLDFVIWGHEHECLIDPQEVPGMGFHITQPGSSVATSLIDGEAKPKHVLLLEIKGNQYRPTKLPLKSVRPFEYAEVVLKDEADVDPNDQASVLEHLDKIVRNLIEKSSQPTASGSEPKLPLVRIKVDYSGFSTINPQRFGQKYVGKVANPQDILIFSKQAKKRQTTGDHFDDSEKLRPEELNQQTIEALVAESNLKMEILPVDDLDIALHDFVNKDDKMAFYSCLQRNLEETRNKLNSEAEKIKIDEEDIIVKVSECMQERVKERSQRTNDGTRFTSSSQNLDTGGKSVTAQSNLNSFSDDEDTREMLLGARSTDVGRKSSGFTRPSKDASDVPKRGASGRGRGRGTSSMKQTTLSFSQSRSTTVIRSEEVASSSEEETEANEVVEASDPEESLPQVGRKRAAPRGRGRGRGSAAKKGRKTDMASIQSMMMSKDDDSEDEPPKKAPPRVSRNYGAVRRR; encoded by the exons ATGGCTGAACCAGCACAAGCCAT TGAAAGCAATACGTTACGAATACTAGTAGCAACGGACTGCCATCTAGGCTACATGGAGAAAGATGAGATACGTAGGTTTGATTCATTTCAAGCATTTGAGGAGATTTGTTCATTGGCGGACCAAAATAAG GTAGATTTTATACTTCTTGGTGGTGATCTATTCCATGAGAACAAGCCGTCGCGCTCAACCTTGGTAAAAACTATTGAGATTCTGCGGCGCTACTGCCTAAATGACCAACCAGTGAAGTTCCAGGTTGTCAGTGATCAGACAATCAACTTCCCAAACAG ATTTGGCCAGGTAAATTATGAAGACCCAAACTTCAACGTTGGCCTGCCTGTGTTCACTATCCATGGAAATCATGATGACCCTGCTGGGGTG GATAATCTCTCTGCCATTGATATTCTTTCGGCTTGCAATCTTGTAAATTATTTTGGAAAGATGGACCTTGGTGGCTCTGGCGTTGGCCAAATATCAGTTTATCCTGTACTCCTTAAAAAG GGCATGACTTCTGTTGCGATATATGGTCTTGGCAACATTAGAGATGAACGACTAAATAGAATGTTTCAG ACACCTCATTCAGTACAGTGGATGCGGCCTGGAACTCAAGATGGAGAGTCAGTGTCTGACTGGTTCAATATATTGGTTCTTCATCAAAACAG GATAAAGACAAACCCTAAAAGTGCCATCAACGAGCATTTCTTACCACGTTTTCTGGATTTTGTCATATGGGGCCATGAGCATGAATGCCTTATTGATCCTCAG GAGGTCCCTGGGATGGGTTTCCACATCACTCAACCAGGCTCATCAGTTGCGACCTCCCTGATCGATGGTGAAGCAAAACCAAAACATGTTCTTTTGTTAGAAATCAAG GGAAACCAGTACAGGCCAACCAAATTACCTCTGAAATCTGTCAGACCTTTTGAGTATGCTGAG GTTGTGTTAAAAGATGAAGCAGATGTTGACCCCAATGATCAGGCCTCTGTGCTTGAACATTTAGATAAAATT GTAAGAAATCTGATTGAGAAGAGTAGCCAACCAACAGCCAGCGGATCAGAGCCCAAACTTCCATTAGTTAGAATCAAG GTAGATTACTCTGGGTTTTCAACAATAAACCCACAACGATTTGGTCAGAAGTATGTAGGAAAG GTTGCAAATCCTCAAGATATTCTCATTTTCTCAAAACAAGCAAAGAAGCGTCAGACTACAGGAG ACCATTTTGATGATTCCGAGAAACTTCGTCCTGAAGAACTAAACCAACAAACTATCGAAGCTTTGGTCGCAGAGAGTAACTTG AAAATGGAGATTCTTCCAGTTGACGACTTGGACATCGCATTGCACGATTTTGTGAACAAGGATGACAAGATGGCATTTTATTCATGTTTGCAGCGAAATCTTGAAGAAACTAGG AATAAATTGAATTCTGAAGCAGAGAAAATTAAAATCGATGAAGAAGATATAATAGTCAAAGTTAGCGAGTGCATGCAG GAGCGTGTAAAGGAAAGGTCCCAGCGCACCAATGATGGCACACGGTTCACATCAAGCTCTCAGAACTTG GATACTGGAGGTAAATCTGTTACAGCTCAAAGCAACCTGAACTCCttcagtgatgatgaagacaccAGGGAGATGCTTCTTGGTGCAAGATCAACTGATGTTGGAAGAAAATCATCTGGATTTACTAGACCCTCCAAGGACGCTTCTGATGTTCCAAAACGTGGTGCTTCCGGAAGAGGCAGGGGAAGAGGCACAAGCTCAATGAAGCAGACCACTCTTAGTTTCAGTCAATCGAG GTCAACTACTGTTATCCGCAGTGAGGAGGTGGCATCGTCCTCAGAGGAGGAAACAGAAGCAAACGAAGTTGTTGAAGCTTCA GACCCGGAGGAGAGTTTGCCGCAAGTTGGGCGTAAAAGAGCAGCTCCTAGAGGTAGAGGCAGAGGTAGAGGTTCTGCTGCAAAGAAGGGGAGAAAAACAGATATGGCTTCCATCCAAAGTATGATGATGAGCAAAGATGATGATTCAGAAGATGAACCGCCGAAGAAAGCTCCACCGAGG GTCTCCAGGAACTATGGGGCTGTCAGGAGGAGATGA
- the LOC133888166 gene encoding uncharacterized protein LOC133888166 isoform X1 has product MASRSPDDETVQPPPKRPRQGPLADEDATPPPRVELNPADCDLDFDVGGGGLQGLALHEGGFAYCWSGARATVGVRRGGRYRFGCRVVAEQPVEMDLTAADERHLCRIGVSRGDDPVGGLGESDHSFGFGATGKFSHHRKFVDYGVRFRVGDTVVCAVDLDLKPMASIGFARNGEWLGVAKHFDAGEKGLGLVDAPVRPMHWESALFPHVLLKNVVVDMQFSREDGLEPVVGYEPWASACADGNAVFGPVFEQSECEVMMMVGLPASGKSTWAEKWVKDHPEKRFILLGTNLALEQMKVPGLLRKNNYGERFDRLMDCATWIFNTLLKKAANIPRNYIIDQTNVYRNARIRKLRPFANYRKTAVVVFPSPSELKLRTIKRSTEMGKEVPADAVNEMTANFVLPLSKDMPGSKEPFDEVIFVELSRDESQRNLYEMQRVLPRAVTPSCGNSNNQNASSTYAGAVSLVDPRARSPMPGFRPPMDNSYGSYCGTVPGSAATFGRGAHAPGNMTYQQAPWSIQSFQSPTGNQHQIHSGCPSAPNQYQMHSSYPSNPNQYQVRASYESTPLPGYGHSTYGSHRGPSSYNPNPCNTEMHQSIQAPMTGRNLFQTPGSAETYGGPGYAAANLTGRPLQVHPSTLPTYGSHPVDQRVPNQGSSSSWSYDSYRHYGQHSHDVHRPQYAAPAPRLPHGATPNNLNPPPRPWYN; this is encoded by the exons ATGGCGTCGCGGTCGCCGGACGACGAGACCGTGCAGCCACCTCCGAAGCGGCCCCGCCAAGGCCCCCTCGCGGACGAGGACGCCACACCGCCGCCGCGCGTGGAGCTCAACCCGGCGGACTGCGACCTCG ACTTCGACGTCGGTGGGGGCGGGCTCCAGGGCCTCGCGCTGCACGAGGGCGGGTTCGCCTACTGCTGGTCGGGCGCGCGCGCGACGGTGGGGGTCAGGCGCGGCGGGCGGTATCGCTTCGGGTGCCGGGTCGTCGCCGAGCAGCCCGTGGAGATGGACCTCACGGCCGCCGACGAGCGCCACCTCTGCCGCATCGGGGTCTCGCGGGGGGACGACCCCGTGGGTGGCCTCGGGGAGTCCGACCACAGCTTCGGGTTCGGGGCCACGGGCAAGTTCTCCCACCACCGCAAGTTCGTCGACTACGGCGTGCGGTTCAGGGTCGGGGACACGGTCGTCTGTGCCGTGGATCTCGATTTGAAGCCCATGGCGTCGATCGGGTTCGCGAGGAACGGCGAGTGGCTTGGTGTCGCGAAGCATTTCGATGCGGGTGAGAAAGGGCTTGGTCTGGTTGACGCTCCTGTGAGGCCGATGCATTGGGAATCCGCACTCTTTCCCCATGTCCTGCTGAAGAATGTCGTTGTCGACATGCAATTCAGCAGGGAGGATGGGCTGGAGCCTGTCGTTGGTTATGAGCCCTGGGCCTCAGCTTGTGCTGATGGGAATGCGGTGTTTGGCCCTGTGTTTGAACAAAGTGAATGTGAGGTCATGATGATGGTCGGTCTCCCAGCTTCAGGCAAGTCGACATGGGCAGAGAAGTGGGTCAAGGATCATCCAGAGAAGCGCTTTATCCTTCTCGGAACTAACCTTGCATTGGAGCAAATGAAG GTGCCAGGGTTGTTGCGTAAGAATAACTATGGTGAGCGTTTTGATCGATTGATGGATTGCGCTACATGGATTTTCAACACATTGCTGAAAAAGGCTGCAAACATCCCTCGCAATTACATCATCGATCAAACAAATGTTTACAGAAATGCTCGTATTCGCAAGCTGAGGCCATTTGCCAACTACCGCAAG ACTGCTGTGGTCGTGTTCCCATCGCCTAGTGAACTGAAACTCCGGACAATAAAGCGATCTACTGAGATGGGAAAGGAAGTACCAGCTGATGCAGTTAACGAGATGACAG CCAATTTTGTGTTACCACTTTCAAAGGACATGCCTGGTTCGAAGGAGCCTTTTGATGAG gTAATCTTTGTGGAGCTTTCTAGGGACGAGTCCCAGAGAAACCTATATGAGATGCAACGTGTGCTTCCAAGAGCCGTGACTCCAAGCTGTGGCAATTCCAATAACCAAAAT GCTAGCTCTACATATGCTGGGGCTGTTTCTCTGGTTGACCCTAGGGCAAGGTCACCCATGCCAGGCTTTCGCCCACCAATGGACAACTCATATGGAAGTTATTGTGGCACTGTACCTGGCAGTGCTGCTACTTTCGGCAGAGGTGCTCATGCTCCGGGCAACATGACTTATCAACAGGCACCATGGAGCATTCAGAGTTTTCAGAGTCCAACAGGAAACCAACATCAAATCCATTCAGGCTGTCCAAGCGCTCCGAACCAATATCAGATGCACTCAAGCTACCCGAGCAACCCAAACCAATATCAAGTCCGTGCAAGCTATGAAAGTACCCCACTTCCTGGATATGGACACAGTACATATGGTTCTCATAGGGGTCCAAGCTCGTACAATCCTAATCCTTGTAACACTGAGATGCACCAAAGTATTCAGGCTCCAATGACTGGCAGGAACCTCTTCCAGACACCTGGGTCAGCTGAAACCTATGGTGGGCCTGGCTATGCAGCTGCAAATCTCACTGGAAGGCCACTTCAGGTGCATCCATCAACTCTTCCAACGTATGGTTCACATCCAGTTGATCAGCGGGTGCCAAATCAAGGTAGTTCTTCCTCATGGAGTTATGATAGTTACAGGCACTATGGACAGCATTCTCACG ATGTGCACCGCCCGCAGTATGCAGCTCCAGCTCCCAGGCTTCCTCACGGTGCTACTCCAAACAACTTGAATCCACCGCCGAGGCCTTGGTACAACTAG
- the LOC133888166 gene encoding uncharacterized protein LOC133888166 isoform X2, with protein sequence MASRSPDDETVQPPPKRPRQGPLADEDATPPPRVELNPADCDLDFDVGGGGLQGLALHEGGFAYCWSGARATVGVRRGGRYRFGCRVVAEQPVEMDLTAADERHLCRIGVSRGDDPVGGLGESDHSFGFGATGKFSHHRKFVDYGVRFRVGDTVVCAVDLDLKPMASIGFARNGEWLGVAKHFDAGEKGLGLVDAPVRPMHWESALFPHVLLKNVVVDMQFSREDGLEPVVGYEPWASACADGNAVFGPVFEQSECEVMMMVGLPASGKSTWAEKWVKDHPEKRFILLGTNLALEQMKVPGLLRKNNYGERFDRLMDCATWIFNTLLKKAANIPRNYIIDQTNVYRNARIRKLRPFANYRKTAVVVFPSPSELKLRTIKRSTEMGKEVPADAVNEMTANFVLPLSKDMPGSKEPFDEVIFVELSRDESQRNLYEMQRVLPRAVTPSCGNSNNQNASSTYAGAVSLVDPRARSPMPGFRPPMDNSYGSYCGTVPGSAATFGRGAHAPGNMTYQQAPWSIQSFQSPTGNQHQIHSGCPSAPNQYQMHSSYPSNPNQYQVRASYESTPLPGYGHSTYGSHRGPSSYNPNPCNTEMHQSIQAPMTGRNLFQTPGSAETYGGPGYAAANLTGRPLQVHPSTLPTYGSHPVDQRVPNQDVHRPQYAAPAPRLPHGATPNNLNPPPRPWYN encoded by the exons ATGGCGTCGCGGTCGCCGGACGACGAGACCGTGCAGCCACCTCCGAAGCGGCCCCGCCAAGGCCCCCTCGCGGACGAGGACGCCACACCGCCGCCGCGCGTGGAGCTCAACCCGGCGGACTGCGACCTCG ACTTCGACGTCGGTGGGGGCGGGCTCCAGGGCCTCGCGCTGCACGAGGGCGGGTTCGCCTACTGCTGGTCGGGCGCGCGCGCGACGGTGGGGGTCAGGCGCGGCGGGCGGTATCGCTTCGGGTGCCGGGTCGTCGCCGAGCAGCCCGTGGAGATGGACCTCACGGCCGCCGACGAGCGCCACCTCTGCCGCATCGGGGTCTCGCGGGGGGACGACCCCGTGGGTGGCCTCGGGGAGTCCGACCACAGCTTCGGGTTCGGGGCCACGGGCAAGTTCTCCCACCACCGCAAGTTCGTCGACTACGGCGTGCGGTTCAGGGTCGGGGACACGGTCGTCTGTGCCGTGGATCTCGATTTGAAGCCCATGGCGTCGATCGGGTTCGCGAGGAACGGCGAGTGGCTTGGTGTCGCGAAGCATTTCGATGCGGGTGAGAAAGGGCTTGGTCTGGTTGACGCTCCTGTGAGGCCGATGCATTGGGAATCCGCACTCTTTCCCCATGTCCTGCTGAAGAATGTCGTTGTCGACATGCAATTCAGCAGGGAGGATGGGCTGGAGCCTGTCGTTGGTTATGAGCCCTGGGCCTCAGCTTGTGCTGATGGGAATGCGGTGTTTGGCCCTGTGTTTGAACAAAGTGAATGTGAGGTCATGATGATGGTCGGTCTCCCAGCTTCAGGCAAGTCGACATGGGCAGAGAAGTGGGTCAAGGATCATCCAGAGAAGCGCTTTATCCTTCTCGGAACTAACCTTGCATTGGAGCAAATGAAG GTGCCAGGGTTGTTGCGTAAGAATAACTATGGTGAGCGTTTTGATCGATTGATGGATTGCGCTACATGGATTTTCAACACATTGCTGAAAAAGGCTGCAAACATCCCTCGCAATTACATCATCGATCAAACAAATGTTTACAGAAATGCTCGTATTCGCAAGCTGAGGCCATTTGCCAACTACCGCAAG ACTGCTGTGGTCGTGTTCCCATCGCCTAGTGAACTGAAACTCCGGACAATAAAGCGATCTACTGAGATGGGAAAGGAAGTACCAGCTGATGCAGTTAACGAGATGACAG CCAATTTTGTGTTACCACTTTCAAAGGACATGCCTGGTTCGAAGGAGCCTTTTGATGAG gTAATCTTTGTGGAGCTTTCTAGGGACGAGTCCCAGAGAAACCTATATGAGATGCAACGTGTGCTTCCAAGAGCCGTGACTCCAAGCTGTGGCAATTCCAATAACCAAAAT GCTAGCTCTACATATGCTGGGGCTGTTTCTCTGGTTGACCCTAGGGCAAGGTCACCCATGCCAGGCTTTCGCCCACCAATGGACAACTCATATGGAAGTTATTGTGGCACTGTACCTGGCAGTGCTGCTACTTTCGGCAGAGGTGCTCATGCTCCGGGCAACATGACTTATCAACAGGCACCATGGAGCATTCAGAGTTTTCAGAGTCCAACAGGAAACCAACATCAAATCCATTCAGGCTGTCCAAGCGCTCCGAACCAATATCAGATGCACTCAAGCTACCCGAGCAACCCAAACCAATATCAAGTCCGTGCAAGCTATGAAAGTACCCCACTTCCTGGATATGGACACAGTACATATGGTTCTCATAGGGGTCCAAGCTCGTACAATCCTAATCCTTGTAACACTGAGATGCACCAAAGTATTCAGGCTCCAATGACTGGCAGGAACCTCTTCCAGACACCTGGGTCAGCTGAAACCTATGGTGGGCCTGGCTATGCAGCTGCAAATCTCACTGGAAGGCCACTTCAGGTGCATCCATCAACTCTTCCAACGTATGGTTCACATCCAGTTGATCAGCGGGTGCCAAATCAAG ATGTGCACCGCCCGCAGTATGCAGCTCCAGCTCCCAGGCTTCCTCACGGTGCTACTCCAAACAACTTGAATCCACCGCCGAGGCCTTGGTACAACTAG